One window of the Solanum stenotomum isolate F172 chromosome 11, ASM1918654v1, whole genome shotgun sequence genome contains the following:
- the LOC125845131 gene encoding uncharacterized protein LOC125845131 isoform X10 translates to MSRAARSKSKDKKVSKEPPKIASKPSSGSGYNPLFGTFQTFDPAPVTANAAIHINGRFRSIDERDDLSGHSHGAGGEYENVSNNGSWSGEEDHKEKTSNLPLRQETSVGTDNDKREKIRQKNERKHQRQKERRAQELHEKCSGYLMSRKLETLAGQFVAMGFSSEQATLALILNEGKVEESVAWLLEGGEEANKYETRSADTEGNLKIDVSEEFARIADMEIRFNCSKQDVERAIVTCEGDLERAEDMLRSQKQEPPSVLPKPEDSSHPPTMGNNKIPIGATKNLTRIHVKPSSSSTIPAKTDDKEFNYSKVVAPVRPSMDPGSNNIPLLERTEPKLDRGKAPQVSVPVDKRFPDPGSNPSVSCSLSSSLQVSLPPAKTEAHYVAAGNELKNLPVGTVREPVIVMQQPSSVNARHTPTSNVSSLPETAEPVFPINIVGTVRPSGMNPHITGTRSLITNDVSSNHQLYNQPHYQQHQQPEQFVSIYGTLESPGTSWGNNLWSWTGGSSQTQLVPATSSLGLFSGLGTHGSYGLPSPVDWNSGGGTVLHLDYKNIDWSLDHGSSSSGTGGMWRTTNSLLEHYDPKYDSFYRGIAAKSTSKPVLTNEIGVPNPGLQVGGVSTAETSVTGGSREWTSAARGFHQQTSAAGGFHQQTSAAGGSRQQMSAAGGSHQQTSVVGGSHEWTSATGGYHHWTSPFEERDLFSLPRQFVSSPSL, encoded by the exons ATGTCTCGAGCAGCCAGGTCCAAGTCAAAGGATAAAAAGGTGAGTAAAGAACCACCCAAAATTGCTTCAAAGCCTTCTAGTGGTAGTGGATACAATCCTCTTTTTGGGACATTCCAAACATTTGACCCAGCTCCCGTGACTGCAAATGCTGCTATCCACATTAATGGTCGTTTCAGAAGCATTGATGAGAGAGATGACCTTAGTGGGCACTCTCATGGAGCTGGTGGAGAGTATGAAAATGTTTCCAATAATGGTAGCTGGTCTGGTGAGGAGGACCACAAAGAGAAAACTTCTAATCTTCCTCTCCGACAAGAAACCTCAGTTGGCACTGATAATGACAAGCGAGAAAAAATCCGtcagaaaaatgagaggaagcaTCAACGTCAGAAGGAAAGACGAGCACAAGAGCTGCATGAGAAATGTAGTGGCTATCTCATGTCAAGAAAGCTTGAAACACTTGCTGGGCAGTTTGTGGCTATGGGGTTCTCTTCAGAACAGGCAACTTTGGCTCTTATTCTGAATGAAGGCAAAGTAGAAGAATCAGTAGCATGGTTATTAGAAGGAGGTGAAGAAGCAAACAAATACGAGACACGAAGTGCTGATACTGAGGGTAATTTGAAAATTGATGTATCAGAAGAGTTTGCTCGCATTGCGGACATGGAAATTAGATTTAATTGCTCCAAGCAGGATGTCGAAAGAGCAATAGTAACCTGTGAGGGCGATCTTGAGAGGGCTGAAGATATGTTGAGATCACAAAAGCAGGAGCCCCCCTCTGTGCTGCCCAAGCCAGAAGACTCTAGCCATCCTCCTACTATGGGCAACAACAAGATACCAATTGGCGCCACCAAGAACTTAACAAGGATACATGTTAAACCTTCATCATCTAGTACAATACCAGCAAAGACAGATGATAAAGAGTTCAATTATAGTAAAGTTGTTGCCCCAGTAAGGCCTTCTATGGATCCTGGGAGCAACAACATACCCTTGCTGGAAAGGACTGAGCCAAAATTGGACCGGGGCAAGGCACCTCAGGTGTCAGTACCTGTTGACAAAAGGTTTCCAGATCCCGGATCAAATCCTTCTGTTTCCTGTTCTTTGTCATCTTCTTTGCAGGTGTCACTTCCACCCGCCAAGACAGAAGCTCATTATGTGGCTGCTGGAAATGAGTTGAAGAATCTACCAGTAGGAACTGTGAGAGAACCAGTTATAGTCATGCAACAACCCTCGTCTGTCAATGCCAGGCACACTCCCACCTCAAATGTAAGCTCACTTCCAGAAACAGCAGAGCCGGTTTTTCCTATTAATATTGTTGGAACAGTGAGACCCAGTGGTATGAATCCACATATAACTGGCACAAGAAGCTTGATCACTAATGATGTCAGCTCTAACCACCAATTGTACAACCAACCTCATTATCAACAGCACCAACAACCAGAACAATTTGTTTCCATCTACGGGACACTCGAATCTCCAGGAACTAGCTGGGGAAATAATTTGTGGAGTTGGACAGGTGGTTCATCACAGACACAATTGGTTCCTGCAACTTCATCACTTGGACTCTTCTCCGGGTTGGGCACCCATGGTAGTTATGGGCTGCCGTCTCCTGTTGACTGGAACAGCGGTGGTGGTACAGTTCTGCACCTAGATTACAAAAACATAGACTGGAGTTTAGATCACGGTTCGTCATCATCAGGAACAGGTGGTATGTGGCGAACAACAAACTCTTTATTGGAACACTATGATCCTAAATATGATTCATTTTACCGTGGAATCGCTGCAAAGTCTACTTCAAAACCTGTTCTGACCAATGAGATTGGAGTTCCGAACCCCGGGTTGCAGGTTGGAGGAGTGAGTACAGCAGAGACATCGGTGACAGGTGGTTCTCGTGAGTGGACGTCTGCGGCACGTGGTTTTCATCAGCAGACATCTGCAGCGG GTGGTTTTCATCAGCAGACATCTGCAGCGGGTGGTTCTCGTCAGCAGATGTCTGCAGCAGGTGGTTCTCATCAGCAGACGTCTGTGGTGGGTGGTTCCCATGAGTGGACGTCGGCGACGGGTGGTTATCATCACTGGACCTCTCCCTTTGAAGAGAGAGACCTTTTTAGCTTACCAAGGCAGTTTGTTTCTTCTCCCTCCCTGTAG